The stretch of DNA CTCGGACTGGCAAACATCTGTGTGAGATATTCAGCAGTAGAAAAATACAGCCGGAATTTGGATGATGTCTATGACAAGACAGGACATCATAAAATGAGGATAGCAGTCAAGAAGTTCCGTTACTGTCTTGAAGTTTTCAGCCCTTTGTTCGATGACAAACTGTCTGCAGAGCTGGCATCTCTGAAAGAACTGCAGGATTCTCTGGGAAAAATGCATGATTTTGATGTATTTTTAGAAAAAATTCCAGAAATTATCAGGGAATCCGTGTTCGAAGGCGCAGATATGGACAAGATTCTTGAGCTGCAGGATTTACTGCTTAAAAACTGCAGAGAGTCGAGAGATAGACTATACACAGAAACAAGGAAAGTCTGGAAGAGGCTGAATGATGAATATTACAAAGAACATCTTACTGCCAAATTTGAAGAAAATCTGCCAGATTGTTTAAAAGAAATGCAGAGTCAGAAACTGATGATCGTTTCAGACATTCACGGCAGTTACGATTCACTTGTCAAAGCATTGAATGATGCCATATGCAGAGGAGTCGGCGGCATTCTCTGCCTGGGAGACATCTCGGGCAGAGGAGACACCGATGCCTGTCTCCGGCTGCTCAAGCAGAATAATGCTATATGCATTCATGGAAACTATGATCTGGCTACAGCCGAAATCTATTGGTCATCGGAATTTTTCAAATCAAGATATGAGTTGAAAGATTCAATGAAGAATATCTCACTGGAAAGCATAAATGAGATTCTGACATTCCCCTCAAGGCTGAGATTGAAAGTATCAGACAAAAGGATCCTCATGGTTCATGACAGCCCTGCCGGAGGAAAGGAGCGCCTGGGACCCAAGACCCCCGCGGACAGACTTGCCTGCCTGGCAGATATGTCTCAAGCGGATATAGTACTCATGGGGCACTCTCATCTGCCCTTCATCCGCAGGGTCAATGAAGTCCTTTTTATCAACCCGGGAAGCATCGGCAATATCAAAGACTCAGATGCCAGACCGTCTTACGCAGTTCTTGATGTAAGCACCGGGGAAGCAGAAATAATAAAGCTGGATGATGGATTCTCAGAGGTCTCGTCCAGATGCAGACTGGAAGACATACATACAGAGGATAGGAAGAAAAATGCAGAGATATCAGGCGGAATCGATGACGTTTTCAGACTGGCAGAGAATTTGGACATAAATATCAGCCATGCAGCGGCAGTAGCAAGATTATCTTCCAGTATATTCTGCAACACATGCGGGCTGCACAAGCTGTATGAGGATGATCTCACTCTCCTTCAATATGCAGCAATCCTGCATGATGCAGGTTGGCTGATGGGCAAGAGAGATCATGAAAAGAATTCTTACAAAATAATCATGGATCTCAGCCTGCCGGTGAGCAGCAATGATAAAAACATCATCGCCTGCATAGCAAGATACCACAGGGGAGATCTGCCGGAACTGGACGACCCGGAAATAAAAGACGTGTCGAATACAGACCTGAACAGAATTTTAAGATTGGCCGGCATTCTCAGGATTGCCGATGACATAGCAAATCAGACAGATATGGAAGAGATTACAAACTGCCCGGTAATCAATGGAAGACTGGAAATATTCCTCTCGCAGAAAACAGATGACATTTTCTTGAAAAAGAACGACTTGTTTGAAAAGGTCTTTAAATACAAGGTGGAAGTGCTGTGACCGAAAGCCGCAATGTAGCATTCATTGATTTGGGAACAAATTCCATCAGGCTTTTAATAGGCAGCATTGAAGAGCCGTGTACATTTACGCTCTTAAGAAAAGAAAAAGAGATTGTCAGGCTGGGAGAAAGAGAATTCGGAGAGAATATTCTCCGGGAAGATGCTATAGATCGTGCAGTAATGGTCTGCAGACAGTTCTCACAGCTGGCTAAAACATACAATGCGGCAGAGATTGTAGTTGTCGCAACGTCAGCAACCAGGGAAGCAAGGAATCAGGAAGAGCTGATAGAACGCGTGAAGGAAGAGACGGGACTGGACATCAACGTCATTTCCGGGAGAGAAGAAGCCAGGCTTACTTATTTAGGAGTAAGGTCCGGCACAGATTTTGAGAATAAAACCACTCTGCTGATAGACATCGGCGGGGGCAGTACGGAAATAGCTGTCGGCGACAAGGAAGACTACAGCGGACTGTGGAGTTTTCAGATCGGCGCCATGAGGCTGAGTCATAAATTCCAAAAAGACAAGGAGATTGTCGGAGACTCCGCATATAACAAAATGAAAAAATACGCCAGGACGAGCATCGGGGCTTCCGCCAGCTCCATAAAAAAGAAAAAGTGGGAGACGGTCATAGGCGGTTCAGGAACCATCCTTAATCTGGCGGACATGAGTTTCAGAGCTTACGGCGGAAAGGAAGGAACGATCAAGTACTCCAACCTGAAGAAGATGTCAACCACACTGCGCAGCCTGCCGCTGGAAGAGAGAAAGAAGGTTCCCGGCATAAATCCCGAGAGGGCAGATATCATAGTTGGAGGAACAGCGATTCTTGAAACGATTATGGAAGAATTCGGGATCAGCGAACTCAGAACTACCGACAGGGGAGTCAAGGACGGGATGGTCGCCGATTATCTTCTGGAGATGAAAGAATGTTCTCAGAACGGCATGTCTGTGAGAGAGGCAAGCGTACAGAAACTGGGAAAGTCCTGCGGCATCAATGAAAAACATGCTGAAACAGTGGTAAGACTTGCACTGGAGCTTTTTGATACTTCAAAAGAAAGCGGCATGCACAAACTGTCAGACGATGAAAGGGAACTTCTGCAGTATGCAGCATATCTTCATGATGCAGGAGAATTCATCTCCTTCAACAACAGAAGAGAGCATTCTTATTACATAATCATGAACGCTGATCTGCTGGGATTTAATAACCGGGAGATTACGATCATAGCTGAGGCAGTGCTTCATCAGAGTAAAAAACTGCAGAGTTCTGTCAATCCGCAGACGGTTCTGATTCTGTCGGCACTTCTTAAACTGGCTGAAAGCCTGGACCGCAGCAGAAACAATGTCATAAAATCAGCATCGCTGCAGAAAGACGGCAAAGTATCAGCAGTTTTGAAATGTACGGCAGAAGGAGATGCTACTTTAGAAAAATGGGGCCTGGAAAACTGCAGAAAAACGTTCCAGAAAGCCTTTAATAGGGACCTGAGAATTAAAATAAAACAGGCCGAAAAACAATAACTAATATATATGCGAATAAAGCCTCTGAAATCTGTTAAATGAATCTAACCATACTAATTAAAAAGCATATCGTAAAGTATAAATATTAGTAAGTTGACTTAGCTCCTATAAAAATGTTATCTGCAGGGATGCGCATGAAATTTTTAGGTACGGTTTCAAAGATCAATTATGATGGCAAACTCATTGTAAGGGGATCCTTTGCACCGAACCCGCGCGACCGCATCGTGGATAACCGAAACAAACCTGTTGGCCAGGTAGGAAGAGTCTTCGGACCTGTTGATTCACCCTACATACTGGTCAGACCAAACGGCAAGGGGGGCATGCTTTCCCTGATCGGAAAGCAGGTCTACATTGAGGAGGTCACATACAATGCCAAAGGTAAGAGAAGGGACCGAAGAAATTGAAAAATGTGAAGCGTGCGGAAGCCGCCACTTGGTACGTGATTATGAGCGTGGGGAACTAGTCTGCGAAGACTGCGGAATGGTGCTCGATGATCAGTTCATAGACCAGGGTCCCGAATGGAGAGCATTTGACGTAGAACAGGGAGAAAAGCGTGCCAGAACTGGTGCGCCTATGACTTACACGATACATGATAAGGGTCTCTCTACCGAAATTTCTTGGAAAAACAAGGACAGTTATGGTAAGAGCATTCCTACAAGAAACCGTGCCCAGCTCTATCGTCTGAGGAAATGGCAGAGGAGAATAAGAGTTTCAAATGCCACAGAAAGAAACTTGGCATTTGCTCTGAGCGAATTAGACAGAATGGCATCTGCAATGGGTCTTCCCAGAAACGTGAGGGAAACTGCAGCAATGATTTATCGTAAAGCAGTTAACAAGAACCTCATCAGAGGAAGAAGCATTGAGGGAGTCGTAGCAGCTTCGCTGTATGCGGCATGCAGACAGTGCAATGTCCCGAGAACTCTGGACGAAGTAGCAACTTCATCACGTGTCGGCAGGAAAGAAATCGGAAGAACATACAGATTCATGACGAGAGAGCTCAAACTCAAACTGATGCCTACAAAACCGCAGGATTACGTGCAGAGGTTCTGTTCAGAACTGAAGCTGAGCGGCGAAGTGCAGACAAAAGCAGCAGAAATCCTCAAAGATGCAGCTAAAAAAGAGCTTACATCCGGAAGAGGACCGACTGGTGTAGCTGCAGCAGCTATCTACATCTCATCGATTCTGTGCAATGAGCGCAGGACCCAGAGAGAAGTGGCAGATATCGCCGGTGTTACTGAAGTGACAATCAGAAACCGTTACAAAGAGCTCACTGAAAAACTCGGCATCGAGATTCAGCTTTAAATTCCAAACAATCATATGATACTGCAGTCCAGTACCATGTGATTATCTTTATATTCTTTATTTTCATATCGGGCGCAGGGACTGTTTTGCAGAGTTTATATTCACTTATCGAAAAAATCCTCAGCTACAACGGCTTTGATTCGCACAGAGCAGATGGATATATCATTGCAGACAGGGAAGACAGTAATGCAGCAATATGCCTGCAGATGACTTTTGATATGGCAGCCCTCAATCAATTTCTGGCAAAATTCAGCGACTTCACTGGAAAAAAGATTTTAGTGGTAATGGGAGGCCTGCCGGAAGAAGTTGCATATGATATTGATCCAGATGTGATAATCTGGGATAAAAACAGCTTAGAGGATGAGATTAAGAGAGTAAAGCTCGAAGACTCTGTGAATAAAAAGAACTGCAGTATCCTCGATGAGATAACTGCAACTGATTTTCCTCCCCTGATTTCTGAAGAAGAGATAGATGAAGTCGAAAAAGTTTCTTTATGCGATATTATTCTTAAACTCAATTACACAGAAAATGAAGTGGATGAAGACTACCCTGCCTGCATTTTAAAGTCCATACATCTCGTACCGTATTTTGTTTTCAGATGTATGATAAAATCTGATGACCTGCAGAGTGCCAAGAGCATGAACATCGCCGTAAATTCAGTATCGATGAGAGCTGAAGCCTGGGGAGATGTTGATGTTGTGTATTCATTGGAGATTGAGCACAGCAAAATGCAGCCGGCCATTACAGTGAGTGATGCTGAGCAGATAACCCTGCAGGAAATCATAGAATCCAACAGTTCTGTAAGAGAATACATCTTTGAAAACAAGAGCATCACGCTTAAAGAGCGCCGTAAGATCGCACCTAAAGAAGATGAGATAAAGATAGAATATCTGAACACATATTATGTTCCGGTCTGGCACATTAAAAATGAAGGCAGTGAAATATATGTGAACGGATACAATAAGAAAATAATAGACTTTTACAAATCTCCTATAGATCGTTCACCGGTTCATACGTAAGCAGCAAACCGTTTCCAAGAATTTTATAATCAACCAGTTTAAGATTTACAGGCTGCTCGAAACCGTTTCCGTCTGCCGGCGTAGGTGCTGTTCTTCCCCCGATGATCATGCTGCCTACAAATACGCAGTATTTGTCAACAAGTCCGTTTTCAAAGAATGAGGAGATCACTTCACCTCCCCCTTCAACCATTAATGTCCTGATGCCGCGGTC from Candidatus Methanomassiliicoccus intestinalis Issoire-Mx1 encodes:
- a CDS encoding YfcE family phosphodiesterase — encoded protein: MGKTESLQDLAIQTLLEPAETLIKLSSLKNFEEEDIHDIRVASRRLRTGIPIFSSCFEGKEAAKWLKALKSLTNSLGDARDSDVFIKYLSRYEDQPLTEIVERLKVSREKSYIFAKKRISQMHKSGILEDIISNLKEINCSDKNCYSLGLANICVRYSAVEKYSRNLDDVYDKTGHHKMRIAVKKFRYCLEVFSPLFDDKLSAELASLKELQDSLGKMHDFDVFLEKIPEIIRESVFEGADMDKILELQDLLLKNCRESRDRLYTETRKVWKRLNDEYYKEHLTAKFEENLPDCLKEMQSQKLMIVSDIHGSYDSLVKALNDAICRGVGGILCLGDISGRGDTDACLRLLKQNNAICIHGNYDLATAEIYWSSEFFKSRYELKDSMKNISLESINEILTFPSRLRLKVSDKRILMVHDSPAGGKERLGPKTPADRLACLADMSQADIVLMGHSHLPFIRRVNEVLFINPGSIGNIKDSDARPSYAVLDVSTGEAEIIKLDDGFSEVSSRCRLEDIHTEDRKKNAEISGGIDDVFRLAENLDINISHAAAVARLSSSIFCNTCGLHKLYEDDLTLLQYAAILHDAGWLMGKRDHEKNSYKIIMDLSLPVSSNDKNIIACIARYHRGDLPELDDPEIKDVSNTDLNRILRLAGILRIADDIANQTDMEEITNCPVINGRLEIFLSQKTDDIFLKKNDLFEKVFKYKVEVL
- a CDS encoding H/ACA ribonucleoprotein complex subunit GAR1; the encoded protein is MLSAGMRMKFLGTVSKINYDGKLIVRGSFAPNPRDRIVDNRNKPVGQVGRVFGPVDSPYILVRPNGKGGMLSLIGKQVYIEEVTYNAKGKRRDRRN
- a CDS encoding transcription initiation factor IIB; this encodes MPKVREGTEEIEKCEACGSRHLVRDYERGELVCEDCGMVLDDQFIDQGPEWRAFDVEQGEKRARTGAPMTYTIHDKGLSTEISWKNKDSYGKSIPTRNRAQLYRLRKWQRRIRVSNATERNLAFALSELDRMASAMGLPRNVRETAAMIYRKAVNKNLIRGRSIEGVVAASLYAACRQCNVPRTLDEVATSSRVGRKEIGRTYRFMTRELKLKLMPTKPQDYVQRFCSELKLSGEVQTKAAEILKDAAKKELTSGRGPTGVAAAAIYISSILCNERRTQREVADIAGVTEVTIRNRYKELTEKLGIEIQL
- a CDS encoding Ppx/GppA phosphatase family protein — translated: MTESRNVAFIDLGTNSIRLLIGSIEEPCTFTLLRKEKEIVRLGEREFGENILREDAIDRAVMVCRQFSQLAKTYNAAEIVVVATSATREARNQEELIERVKEETGLDINVISGREEARLTYLGVRSGTDFENKTTLLIDIGGGSTEIAVGDKEDYSGLWSFQIGAMRLSHKFQKDKEIVGDSAYNKMKKYARTSIGASASSIKKKKWETVIGGSGTILNLADMSFRAYGGKEGTIKYSNLKKMSTTLRSLPLEERKKVPGINPERADIIVGGTAILETIMEEFGISELRTTDRGVKDGMVADYLLEMKECSQNGMSVREASVQKLGKSCGINEKHAETVVRLALELFDTSKESGMHKLSDDERELLQYAAYLHDAGEFISFNNRREHSYYIIMNADLLGFNNREITIIAEAVLHQSKKLQSSVNPQTVLILSALLKLAESLDRSRNNVIKSASLQKDGKVSAVLKCTAEGDATLEKWGLENCRKTFQKAFNRDLRIKIKQAEKQ